The genomic interval ATTATATGAAAGAAACCTTGCTCAGGTTTGAAAGAATGATTAAAACCAATGAGCCCGTGTTTTTTGATTTGGAAACATACGAAAAAGTTACGGCTCATTATATAGAAAAAGGGGATTGGGAAAAAGCTTTTCAGGCATGTGAACTGGGCCTCGCAGATTTTCCGTATTCACTGGATCTTCTTTTAAGTAAAGTACAGCTTCATGCCAACCGCGGTGAACATGATATGGCAATGGAAATTTTAGAGCGTGCAGCTCTTTTTCATCCCGGTGATGTGGAAATATCTTTTATGCAAGTGGGTATTTCTAATATGATGGGTGAGTATGAAGAAGCGCTGGAAGTATTGGAAAACCTCTTGCAGAGAGTAGAAGATAAAGATGAAATTTATTTCCAGATAGGACAAACTTATCAGAACTGGGGGAAATATGATGAAGCGATTAAAAATTATAAAAGGTCGCTCAAAAATAACCTGAATAACGAAAGTGCATTGTATGAGCTTGCCCATTGCCTGGACCTTGTTGGGCAACTGGAAAGCCATTTAGGATATTATCATGAACTGGTAGACCGTGATCCGTTTTCCCATCACGCCTGGTATAACCTCGGAATAGCGTTCAGCAAGCTCGAAAGATATGAAGATGCAGTAAATGCCTACGAATACGCTACGCTTGTAAAGGACGATTTTGCGTCTGCTTTTTTTCAGCTGGGCAATTCATACATGAATCTTGAAAAGTATGAGGATGCCAAAAATCAGTATCTCAAAGCAATGGAACTGGAAGGAGAGCTTCCTGAAACTTGCTGTTGCCTGGGAACATGTTATGAAAAACTTGGGGAATTTGAAACGGCTATTAAATATTATCGCCTGACCGTAAAGCTTGATAATCAGTGGGATGATGGCTGGTATGGATTAGGAATATGTTTCAGTGAATTGGGACGTTGGTACGAAGCAGCAGGCTTTATCCGAAAAGCAATCCAGATTACTGAACTCAATCCTGATTATTGGCTTGCATTGGCAGAAACTGAGTTTAAGGTTGGAAATGTAATATCAGCTTTTGAAGCATTTGAAAAAGCAGCAGAAATTGAACCTTCTAATCCGGATATATGGCTGAAATGGTCGCATGTGCTTTTTGAACAGGGAAATTATGCACGCGCCTGTGATCTTTTACAAGCTGCAATTGACGATATGCCGGAAGAAGCGGATCTTTATTATCGTATGGCAGTTTACCAGATTCATTCAGGGGATTATCGCGAGGCGCTGATCAATCTTGAAGTGGCACTTACCCTTGATTATGACGCGCATATTCAACTATTTGATTTCTTCCCTGATCTGGAAAAACAAAAAGCGTTGTACAGGATAATCGAACAATACCGCGAAAAATAATATTTTGGAATTATACACCTTACAGGTTATGCCTGTCTATTTTGGTGTATAATTCCAAAAGCTGATGAGCAATTTGTTTGCCTGTAAATTTTTCCATATGTTGCTTTCCAAGTTCTGCCAGCGATTTTCTCAGTCCGGGATTATCAAGTAACTTTTGCAGCTGATTAGTAATATCATCCAGATCATACGGATCTGCATATAAGCCGCCGGGCCCGCCCGCTTCTTCCAGACATGATCCTTTTGCTGCAAGTACCGGTGTCCCGCTATTCAATGCTTCCAGAATAGGTATTCCAAAACCCTCATAAATAGAAATATAAGCGAAAAGCTCCGCTTCCTGATACAAGGCGGGAAGATGATCCGTTGGAACATTTTCTAAAATCAGAATCTGGTCAATCAGGTTATTTTCCGCAATAAAATCGTGGATTTTCTGTGTATACAAAGTTTGTTTCCCAACCAGGACCAATTTGAATTCTTTGTTTTTTATTCTGGTAAAGGCTTGTACCAATCGCAACTGGTTTTTTCGCTCTTCAATTGTTCCGACACAAAGAACATATGGCGCATTGATTCCATATTCTTTGTTTATTTCCAGTCTTTTTTGAAGATCGACAGTCTTTTTGAAAACCGGATTACAATCCTGGTAAATGACATGAATTTTGTTCTGATCGACACGATAAATGTCGATCAAATCACCTTTTGTTTGTTCACTTATGGCAATTACCGCATCAGCTCTTTCACAGGCAGATTTAAATTTATGACGATAAATAGCACGGTCAATCGCTTTATAATGTGAAGGTAATTTTTCAAAAATGAGATCATGGATGGTTACTACTGAGGCGATATTTGCCTTTGCAAGTCCCCGCGGTATTTCATTACTTAATCCATGAAATATAGAAACCCGGTCTTTTTGAAGCTGGGTTGTAATAGACGAGTATCGCCAGTAAGCTGACAGTTTCCGGTCAAAAAAAGTTTTAGGGAAAATCACTGATTTCTGAGGGAAATCAGGAAAAAGATTCTTATTGTTTTTCGGAGTGTATGCTATGAATTCATGCCCTTTTTCATGATTATACAGAGAATCAAGAACAAAACGGCTGTAATTTCCAAGTCCTGTTTTGTTGGCAAAAGCTCTTTTAGCATCAAATCCGATACGCATAAATAATACTATATAAGGGTTTCAGGCAAAAGTCTGTAATTTTGTGCACACTGCCGAAAATTATTGGCGTGTATTTTGTGTTAAACAGGAATGAAGAGAAACAATATCCGCAAGAGCGGAAGCCCAAACGCTACCTCACTATTAATTACCGAAGATTATCAATTACATACGCTTTCCAACGGAATACGTATTGCTCATAAACAAGTGCCTCATACACAGATCGCCCATTGCGGAATTATGCTGGATATCGGCAGTCGTGACGAATTGCCGCATCAGCAGGGACTTGCACATTTCTGGGAGCACATGGCTTTCAAGGGAACGGAAAAGAGAAGCTCTTTACAGATTATCAACCGGCTGGAAAACGTTGGCGGTGAATTGAATGCTTACACTACCAAGGAAAAAATATGCTTTCATGCTTCCGTTTTAGACGATCACTTTGAAAAGGCTATTGATTTGCTCGCCGATATAACTTTTCATTCAGTTTTCCCGGAAAAACATATTGAAAGAGAAAAAAATGTTATTCTGGAAGAAATGTCTATGTATGTAGATTCGCCTGAGGATGCGATCCAGGATGATTTTGACCAGCTTGTTTTTGCAAATCATTCATTGGGAAGCAATATTTTAGGAACTGCCGATACAGTTAATTCTTTTGACCGTGATCAGCTATTCCAGTTCATCAATGATAACATGGATACGGAGCGGATCGTCGTTTCTTCGGTGAGCCGATTGCCTTTTTCAAAAGTAATTCGCGTTGCCGAAAAATATTTGGGAGATATCCCACAGCGTACAGCTAAGCGCGTGCGTACTGCCCCAGGTATTTATACGCCTGTAATTGATCAGAAAGAGCGTTCTATTTCTCAGGCGCAATGTGCAATGGGCCAGCCTTCCTATGCTTTACTTGATGATAAAAGACTGCCGTTTTTTATGCTGATCAATTTGCTGGGTGGGCCTGGAATGAATTCACGGTTCAATCTTTCTCTTAGGGAAAAATATGGATTTGTTTATTCCATAGAAGGAAATTACACGCCATATCTGGATACTGGTTTCATGGGTATTTTCTTTGGAACGGAATCCAAACAGCTTGCAAAAAGTATTGCCCTGATCAATAAAGAGCTGAAAAAAGTGCGTGAAGTTCCGCTGACAACATTGCAACTGCATATGACCAAAGTACAGTTAATGGGACAATTGGCCATGTCGGAAGAAAGTAATATGAGTTTTATGCTGATGATGGCAAAAAGCTTACTGGATACCGAAAAGGTAGATTCTCTGCCGGAAATATTTTCAGAAATCCAGAATATTACTTCTTTACAATTACAGGACATAGCACAGGAAATGTTTAATCCTGATAATTTCAGTTACCTGACTTTTCTGCCGGAGTAGGGAAATGAGAAAAAAAGTGTAGTGTCTTAGTATCTTAGTGGCAAAAATAACTAATATGGAGTATACACCACTATCAGAAAGTATTGAAGAAATTGGCAATGCAATAGTAAATGCAGCCTTTAAAGTTCATAAAGAATTAGGTCCGGGTTTACTTGAAAGAATATATGAAGCCTGTATGGCGCACGAGCTTATTAAAGCAGGATATTCCGTAAAGCGGCAGGTTGAAATTCCATTTATTTATGATAATATTATTTTTGAAGAGGGATTGAGATTAGATCTTTTAGTTAATAATTCAGTAATTATTGAACTCAAAGCAGTAGAGTTGGTCAATCCTGTTTGGAAAGCTCAAATAATCAGTCATTTAAAACTTACCGAGTTACCATTGGTGCACTTAATCAACTTTAATGTTCCTTTGATTAAGCAAGGAATTAGCAGATTTAGAGTATAAAGGAATTGGCCACAAAGTTGCGAAGTCACAAAGTTTAATTTGGCATTAATGATATATAAAATCTAAGTAATTATTTAATAAAATGGGATCAATTTATGTTACGGCATTTATTGATCCTGTTTTTTGGTAGGCATGATATTTAAAATAGTCGCTTTGAGGTCATCACATGTACTATGACAAATTCATTCTCGAAAAAGGTATGTCTGTAAAATATCAATTGCTGGTTTTATTATTTCCTGTAATATTCATTGGTTGCAATTCTTCAAACCAGAAAATTAATGAAACCCAAAAAGCAGATCAACCAGAATTTCCATCTGAGCTGGTCAATTTCAAGTCGTATGAAGCTAATCCCGTTTTTAAAGGTACGGGAGACTCTGCTAAATGGGATGAAAAGATCCGGGAACGTGGGTTTATTTTAAAGGAAGACAGTACTTATTATATGTGGTATACAGGCTATACCAACAAAACCGGTGAGGAAATGAAATATCTGGGACTCGCCACTTCTCCAGATGGTTTAAAATGGACGCGATTTCCACAAAATCCTATTCATCAATCTCTATGGGTCGAAGATGTTTTTGTACTCAAATCTGATAGTACCTATTATATGTTTGCCGAAAGCCGGGGCGATTCAGCTCATTTGCTTACTTCCTCTGATAAGCTTAGCTGGAAAGACCAGGGAGCATTGGATATAAGGCTTAAAAATGGAAAACCAATTGAAAAAGGCCCATACGGAACGCCAACGGTTTGGAAAGAAAATGATCTCTGGTATTTGTTTTATGAACGAAATGATGCGGCGGTTTGGCTTGCAACTTCAAAGGATTTGAAAGTATGGACTAATGTTCAGGATGAACCGGTGCTGAATTGCGGTCCTGAAAAATATGATCAGTATGCTGTTGCTTTCAATCAGATTATTAAATATATGGGGTTATACTATGCTTATTACCACGCATCAGCCTTCAAAAAATGGCATGACTGGTCCACAAATATTGCAGTTTCGAAAGATCTTGTTCACTGGAAAAAGTACGAAAAAAATCCGATTCTGGGAGGTGATACTTCTAGCGGAATTGTAGTGAATGATGGAAAGCAGTTTAGATTATATGCTATGCATCCGGAAGTGCGGGTTTATTTTCCGAGGAAATAAACCTATTTTTTTGATAAAATTATATTAGTTGAAAATCCGTGGCACGGCTGAGAAACCAAGCTTGATACTGGCTTTGATATCTCAGCCGTGCCACGGATGGTTACGCCTCAGCTCTATAATAAAGTGTCGAACCATTTTCTGGCTTCAAAACTTTTCTTGCGGCTTCATTTATATCTTCTTTTGTAAGATTTCTGATAATTCCTGCATCGTCATTAGCCCAATCCACATTACCGGCGTTGGCTGCAAAAGCAAGATTCATCGCACGGTTCAGTAATTCAACTTCTGAGAATGCCAGAGTTGCCTCTGTCTGGTTTTTTACCTTAGTCACTTCATCTGCTGTGGTACCATTTAATACCATTTCATGCAAAACTTCTTTTACAGCTTCGTCAGCTTCTTCAAGCGAAATACCAGGATTCAGATTGCCCTTTATTAACAACAATCCCGGATCAAGAGATGAGGTAACACTGGCACTGATGCTGTTAAAAAGTGGCTTGTCTTTTAACAGAGCCTGGTACAAACGCGAAGATTTTCCTCGTCCCAATATATCACTGATCAGATCGCTTGCGTAAAAACCGTTTTCATAACGCCCCGGCATGTGAAAAACCTTGACCAGCGAATTTAACGGAACAGCAGCGGATGTTTCCAAATGTCTGGCTTCTGTTTGCAGTGGTTCCCTTGGGATATTACGAACATAAGGTGCCCCGGCTGGAATACTGTCAAACCATTTTTTTGCCAATTCTTTAATCTGGTTAAATTTTACTGCACCAGCTACAACCATGACCGCATTATTCGGGCGGTAAAAACGGAAGAAAAAGTTCTGGACATCGTCCATTGTGGCGCGTTCAATGTGCTCAATATCTTTTCCTATTGTTGCCCAGCGATATGGGTGCTCCTTATATGCCAATGGCCTTAATTTTAGCCACATATCGCCATAAGGCTGGTTCAGATAGCGCTGTTTAAATTCTTCAATTACAACTTTTCGCTGTACTTCCAGCACATTCGGATCAAAAGAAAGACTAAGCATCCGGTCAGATTCCAGCCAAAAAGCCGTTTCTACATTGTCGGCAGGCAACGTAATATAGTAATTGGTTATATCAGGTGACGTAAAAGCGTTGTTTTCTCCCCCTACATTCTGTACAGGAATGTCGTAACTGGGGATATTTTTTGAGCCCCCAAACATCAGGTGTTCAAAGAGATGTGCAAATCCAGTCCGTTCTTCATCTTCGTCCCTTGAACCCACATTATATAGAATATTAACCGCAGCCATGGGTGTTGAAAAATCTTCGTGGACAAAAACTTTCAGGCCATTATCCAACGTAAACTGCTCGTAGCGAATCATATTATCAATCAATAAGTTATTGTAAATTTCAAAGATCCCGGAAATTATGGTTTTATAGAAACCACGCTTTAAATTTTGGGGTTATAAACAAAGCTAATGTTCAGTTGGGATACCACCAAACCATTTTGATTTTATAGCAAAGCCATGAAGTGTATTTTGAAAGTCTTTTATGTAACTATTTTGTTTTTTTCTATTTCGGGTTTTGCCAAAGCGCAGGTACTGAATGATGCGGGAACAATGAAGCTGATTCAAAACAGTCTGGATCATATTTATAACTACGAATTTGACGAAGCCGATGTCATTATCAACCAGGTAGAAAAAAAATACCCTAACCATCCTGTCACGCATATTTTGGGTTCTTTTATTTACTTCTGGAAATATCTGCCTATTAAGGACAATCCTGTAAAATCGAAAGAATATATTCTGAAACTGAATAAATGCCTGGAATCCATTAACGTAAAATATGGCAAAAATAGTAATGATCCGGAAGCGGTATTTTATACTATGGCCGCCAGAGGTTACATGGCTATGATGTACAATTACCAGGGAGAAATGCTCAGTGCGGCAGGTGAGGGAAAAAAGCTTACAATGCTTTTACAGAGGGCTTGAAACTGATGAGCAAGAATTCAGAATTCTATTTTACTTCCGGCATGTATAATTATTATGTGGAGCTTTATCCGGAACTGCACCCGATAGTGAAACCCGTTATGTTATTTTTTAAAAACGGAAATAAAACTCTGGGCCTGAAACAAATAGATACTGGTACTAAATTAGGCACAATTACAAAAGCAGAGTCGTGTTATTATCTGGCTCATATTTACTTGAAATACGAATCCAATCCTGCAAAAGCCCTGCTTTACACAGATAAACTGGCAGATCTGTATCCGAA from Dyadobacter sp. NIV53 carries:
- a CDS encoding lipopolysaccharide assembly protein LapB, whose translation is MMEKNFGERKDYMKETLLRFERMIKTNEPVFFDLETYEKVTAHYIEKGDWEKAFQACELGLADFPYSLDLLLSKVQLHANRGEHDMAMEILERAALFHPGDVEISFMQVGISNMMGEYEEALEVLENLLQRVEDKDEIYFQIGQTYQNWGKYDEAIKNYKRSLKNNLNNESALYELAHCLDLVGQLESHLGYYHELVDRDPFSHHAWYNLGIAFSKLERYEDAVNAYEYATLVKDDFASAFFQLGNSYMNLEKYEDAKNQYLKAMELEGELPETCCCLGTCYEKLGEFETAIKYYRLTVKLDNQWDDGWYGLGICFSELGRWYEAAGFIRKAIQITELNPDYWLALAETEFKVGNVISAFEAFEKAAEIEPSNPDIWLKWSHVLFEQGNYARACDLLQAAIDDMPEEADLYYRMAVYQIHSGDYREALINLEVALTLDYDAHIQLFDFFPDLEKQKALYRIIEQYREK
- a CDS encoding glycosyltransferase family 1 protein translates to MRIGFDAKRAFANKTGLGNYSRFVLDSLYNHEKGHEFIAYTPKNNKNLFPDFPQKSVIFPKTFFDRKLSAYWRYSSITTQLQKDRVSIFHGLSNEIPRGLAKANIASVVTIHDLIFEKLPSHYKAIDRAIYRHKFKSACERADAVIAISEQTKGDLIDIYRVDQNKIHVIYQDCNPVFKKTVDLQKRLEINKEYGINAPYVLCVGTIEERKNQLRLVQAFTRIKNKEFKLVLVGKQTLYTQKIHDFIAENNLIDQILILENVPTDHLPALYQEAELFAYISIYEGFGIPILEALNSGTPVLAAKGSCLEEAGGPGGLYADPYDLDDITNQLQKLLDNPGLRKSLAELGKQHMEKFTGKQIAHQLLELYTKIDRHNL
- a CDS encoding pitrilysin family protein, whose translation is MKRNNIRKSGSPNATSLLITEDYQLHTLSNGIRIAHKQVPHTQIAHCGIMLDIGSRDELPHQQGLAHFWEHMAFKGTEKRSSLQIINRLENVGGELNAYTTKEKICFHASVLDDHFEKAIDLLADITFHSVFPEKHIEREKNVILEEMSMYVDSPEDAIQDDFDQLVFANHSLGSNILGTADTVNSFDRDQLFQFINDNMDTERIVVSSVSRLPFSKVIRVAEKYLGDIPQRTAKRVRTAPGIYTPVIDQKERSISQAQCAMGQPSYALLDDKRLPFFMLINLLGGPGMNSRFNLSLREKYGFVYSIEGNYTPYLDTGFMGIFFGTESKQLAKSIALINKELKKVREVPLTTLQLHMTKVQLMGQLAMSEESNMSFMLMMAKSLLDTEKVDSLPEIFSEIQNITSLQLQDIAQEMFNPDNFSYLTFLPE
- a CDS encoding GxxExxY protein, with the translated sequence MEYTPLSESIEEIGNAIVNAAFKVHKELGPGLLERIYEACMAHELIKAGYSVKRQVEIPFIYDNIIFEEGLRLDLLVNNSVIIELKAVELVNPVWKAQIISHLKLTELPLVHLINFNVPLIKQGISRFRV
- a CDS encoding glycosylase, whose product is MYYDKFILEKGMSVKYQLLVLLFPVIFIGCNSSNQKINETQKADQPEFPSELVNFKSYEANPVFKGTGDSAKWDEKIRERGFILKEDSTYYMWYTGYTNKTGEEMKYLGLATSPDGLKWTRFPQNPIHQSLWVEDVFVLKSDSTYYMFAESRGDSAHLLTSSDKLSWKDQGALDIRLKNGKPIEKGPYGTPTVWKENDLWYLFYERNDAAVWLATSKDLKVWTNVQDEPVLNCGPEKYDQYAVAFNQIIKYMGLYYAYYHASAFKKWHDWSTNIAVSKDLVHWKKYEKNPILGGDTSSGIVVNDGKQFRLYAMHPEVRVYFPRK
- a CDS encoding pitrilysin family protein — protein: MIRYEQFTLDNGLKVFVHEDFSTPMAAVNILYNVGSRDEDEERTGFAHLFEHLMFGGSKNIPSYDIPVQNVGGENNAFTSPDITNYYITLPADNVETAFWLESDRMLSLSFDPNVLEVQRKVVIEEFKQRYLNQPYGDMWLKLRPLAYKEHPYRWATIGKDIEHIERATMDDVQNFFFRFYRPNNAVMVVAGAVKFNQIKELAKKWFDSIPAGAPYVRNIPREPLQTEARHLETSAAVPLNSLVKVFHMPGRYENGFYASDLISDILGRGKSSRLYQALLKDKPLFNSISASVTSSLDPGLLLIKGNLNPGISLEEADEAVKEVLHEMVLNGTTADEVTKVKNQTEATLAFSEVELLNRAMNLAFAANAGNVDWANDDAGIIRNLTKEDINEAARKVLKPENGSTLYYRAEA